In Macaca thibetana thibetana isolate TM-01 chromosome 8, ASM2454274v1, whole genome shotgun sequence, one DNA window encodes the following:
- the REEP4 gene encoding receptor expression-enhancing protein 4, with product MVSWMICRLVVLVFGMLCPAYASYKAVKTKNIREYVRWMMYWIVFALFMAAEIVTDIFISWFPFYYEIKMAFVLWLLSPYTKGASLLYRKFVHPSLSRHEKEIDAYIVQAKERSYETMLTFGKRGLNIAASAAVQAATKSQGALAGRLRSFSMQDLRSIPDVPAPAYQDPLYLEDQVSHRRPPIGYQAGGLQDSDTEDECWSDTEAVPRAPARPREKPLIRSQSLRVVKRKPPVREGTSRSLKVRTRKKTVPSDMDS from the exons ATGGTGTCCTGGATGATCTGTCGCCTGGTGGT GCTGGTGTTTGGGATGCTGTGTCCAGCTTATGCTTCCTATAAGGCTGTGAAGACCAAGAACATTCGTGAATAT GTGCGGTGGATGATGTACTGGATTGTTTTTGCACTCTTCATGGCTGCAGAGATCGTTACAGACATTTTTATCTCCTG GTTCCCTTTCTACTATGAGATCAAGATGGCCTTTGTGCTGTGGCTGCTCTCACCCTACACCAAAGGCGCCAGCCTGCTTTACCGCAAGTTTGTCCACCCGTCCCTGTCCCGCCATGAGAAG GAGATCGACGCTTACATCGTGCAGGCCAAGGAGCGCAGCTACGAGACCATGCTCACCTTCGGGAAGCGGGGCCTCAACATTGCCGCCTCGGCTGCTGTGCAGGCTGCCACCAAG AGTCAGGGGGCGCTGGCCGGCAGGCTGCGGAGCTTCTCCATGCAGGACCTGCGCTCCATCCCTGACGTGCCTGCCCCTGCCTACCAGGACCCCCTCTACCTGGAGGACCAGGTGTCCCACCGGAGGCCACCCATTG GGTACCAGGCTGGGGGCCTGCAGGACAGCGACACCGAGGATGAGTGTTGGTCGGATACTGAGGCAGTCCCCCGGGCGCCAGCCCGGCCCCGAGAGAAGCCGCTAATCCGTAGCCAGAGCCTGCGTGTGGTCAAGAGGAAGCCACCAGTGCGGGAG gGCACCTCGCGCTCCCTGAAGGTTCGGACGAGGAAAAAGACTGTGCCCTCAGACATGGACAGTTAG